Genomic segment of Vulpes vulpes isolate BD-2025 chromosome 16, VulVul3, whole genome shotgun sequence:
GCGTGGGATCCACGCCCAGGGCTGAGGGCGGCAGAGCTAGCGAGGCAGTAGTGACCCCAGTGCTTTTCTAACCTTTCTTAGCTTCAACATATAAAGCTGGTAAAAGCAGAGCAGATCTGGTCAGGTCCTGAGACGCCGAGTCCAGAGCAATGTTGCTGAAGACAGGTACCTAGGCCGGTGGGGGTGGTGTGGGTTGGGTAGGGGACCCATGGGGGGTCGGGGCTACCTGGAGAAAGCTCCAGCCCTCTGGTGTCTTGGCCTGCTTTCTTAATGTGGGTATATGGAAAGGCATGTTCCTGTCTTATTCTTAGAACTGGGTGGGAAAGGAGATGCTCCCACCTAGGAATTAGTTCCTCTCCAAAGAGGCCTCTTCTTCTCACATCCCCTCTCCCTCAAAGTGCAGAGGTCTGATGTTATGTGTTATCAATGTGGCAGAGAACAGCCCTGTAGAGTAACTTCATCatatagataagaaaacaggcCTGAGGGGGCAAGGGTTCACCCAGATGAGCTGGCTAGGTGCGGGTCCAATCTGGCTGACCCCTTAAGCCCTTCTGAGGCCCCTTGGAGATTTGTGGTGGAGAGCAAAGAGCCCTGGATGGGTGTCAGGAGACCAGTAAATTGGGGGAGCTGGTCAGGGTATAGAGAGGATACAACTTCAGGTGTTAGTTTTTACTAATTCCAGCATTCCTGTGGCCACAGCAAGTGGGGACTCAGGCCTCAAACACATTGCCCTGCCCCAGGCACCGTGAGCCCTCTCACTGCAGCTGTGGGAGCcagcagatgcaggaaaagcTAGTTCTTCCCAGGAGACTGGCCCCCCTTAATGTGGAGGCCAGTGGCCTCTGCAGAGCTGGACAGCATATGGGTGGGGCGGCATGACGGCTAGGGCGATGGGCACCAATGACGGTCATCCTTCCCACTTCCCTGCAGTGGTCTTGCTGGCCCTGGTGGCCCAGGTGCTGGTGCTAGAGAACGGGCTCCTGCGGAAGCCACCTATGGGCTGGCTGGCTTGGGAACGCTTTCGCTGCAACACTGACTGTGATGAGGACCCGAAGAACTGCATCAGGTGAGTCGGGTCTACCATCTAACAAGCCTTGCCTGAGACCCAGCAGAGTGGGCCGGAGAGTGGGAGGTCAGCTAGAAAAGAGGGCCACAGCACCCTATCCCAGAGAGAATGCAGCGAGAGGTGTCTTCTGGGACATCTGGGAGCCTGTGACCCACTTAGGGCCTGGGAACTGTCAGGCCTGTGGGGACAGGGACATCAGGTGGAACCAGCCCCTGAGGTCACTGAAAGGAGATAACTGTGAAAGCCAGGATTGCTCAGTCTTGCAGCCTGAGGGCCACGTCAAGCCTCTCATTCCATCCTGATTATGGTTCTTATGGTCTGGATTCACACTCAGACCATCTGAGAAGTCTGAAAAGCTCTgaagaagggggtgggaggtgactgagctgccccctcccctgcctctcacCAGTGAGCGGCTCTTCTTGGAGATGGCCGACCACCTGGCACAGGATGGATGGCGGGACCTAGGCTACACATACCTTAACATCGACGACTGCTGGATTGGTGGGCGTGACGCTAAAGGCCACCTGATACCTGACCCAAAGAGGTTCCCCAACGGCATTGCCTTCCTGGCTGACTATGTGagctctgccccagccctgccctttaGCGAGGGTGCAGGATGTCCAGACCAAACTCCACACTgcacccccaccctgtccctgcCGCCACTTCACCTAGGGCTCATTTCCGCAATACCTGCTGAAGAAATCATGGTCTGGTGGAGGAAACAGATAAATGAACGGCTAATTTTGGCTCCCTGTGGTGGGTAAGAGCCAGGAAGGGCATCTTATCCAGCCTGGGATTTCAGAAAGAGACCCCGGAGGAGGCAGTTCTTGAGCTGATACAAAAGAGATGGCCTTCGAGGCAGAGCAGATGGCAGAAGCAAGGCCTAGAAGCCGGAAACTGCCCATGCGACGTGTGCGTCAAAGTGAGGAGGATCATGGTTGTCAGAGGCCAGGCCTGCACACTGAGACCCTTTCCTTTGGACAGTGGGGAGCCGTTGGTAGTGTTATAATGGGGCCCGGTCAGATGTGGCTGTGAGGTGGCTCCCCGCCTGAGCCCACGGTGTCCTACCCCTCCACAGGCTCACTCCCTGGGTCTGAAGCTGGGCATCTACGAGGACATGGGCAACTTCACTTGCATGGGCTACCCAGGCACCACGCTAGACAAGGTGATTCAGGATGCTCAAACCTTTGCCGAGTGGAAGGTGGACATGCTGAAGTTGGATGGCTGCTTTTCGACCCCCGAGGAGCGGGCCAAGGGTgggtcccagagctgcctggGGGCCATCAGGTAGACAGGGAGGTGTGGCCATGGAAAGCTCTCTGGTACCCACCTGGCTGAGCTTGAGCTGGTCTGTGTGGCCCCTTGGGGTTAGTATTTCCTAATTCCCTGCACCTGGAGGCTGGGGGGATTCTTGCCTCCCGGGCTTCCTGAAGATGGGTTGGCACCATGCCCTACCCAGGAAGCATGTGCAGCTGTGGGTACAGGGGGAGGCACCTCCTcttttgagtctcagtttcctcacatttGGCGGGAGGTTTGGGCTGAGGCCTCAGACCCCCTCAGTTCTAAAATGTGGGGGTTGGACTTCTCCAGGGTACCCCATGATGGCAGCTGCCCTGAATGCCACAGGCCGCCCCATTGCCTTCTCCTGCAGTTGGCCAGCCTATGAAGGGGGACTTCCTCCAAAGGTAAGCCATTCTGTGTACCTGCCTGGCCACACACCCCACACCCAAGCCGCCTTGCCTCCTGTGCAGTCAGGGCTGCTCTCATCATAGTTGCCCATGTGCTGATTCGTGGGTCTAGAAGAGGGGGCCTCAGCCAGCCTGGGGTCTAGAGGAGGCATTTGTCAGGTGGGCTGAAGGGACGGGCATCCAAGGCTTGGGAACCACATGTCCTGGGATGACACACATCACCCAGCAAGTGGTGGGAATCCTGGTTGTACTGAGCAGGCTAGGAGCTCCAGAGGGCTGGTGAGGCCAGGCAGGGAGTGCTGAGCCTCCCGAGGGGCCCTTCAGTCCTTAGCACACTGGAAAGGGTGGGATCAGACTGGCAGACCTGAGGGAGAAGCCTGGCAGATGGTGGGACTCACTCAAAATACAGGGCTGGGAGTGCGGTGGGAGGGTTGTGGGTACGCCAGTCCAGGCTTGGCCCCAGGTGGcatgagggcagggcaggccttCCTCATCCTCATCTGGATCAGGGCCCCATTCTCTGCATTCCCCCTTGTTATCTCCTGCTGAGGCTCCTCACCTCCCCAGACCTCTGGGCAGCAGGGTGTGACTCTGGTGCTGGACTCTGCCTTCCCCTGACATCCAGGTGAACTACACTCTGCTGACAGAAATCTGCAACGTCTGGCGCAACTATGATGACATCCAGGACTCCTGGGGTAGTGTGCTCTCCATCCTGGACTGGTTTGTGGACAACCAGGACATACTGCAGCCGGTGGCAGGCCCCGGGCACTGGAATGACCCAGACATGGTACCAGCATGGAGGGGGTGGCTGCCACAGAcctgctcccctctgccctgtgtgGGCTTCCTGGGTGCTCACTTCCAGGTTCTAGGTCAGGGTCCGTGAATCAGCTGCACAAGCTCCCATTTACATGTCTCTTCccagggccccacccccacctcttgGATCAGAATGTTCGAAGAGGGCCTGGCAATGCCCATTGTTACCAATCTTCCCAGGCCATTCTGATGTTTCTTGAAATCCAAGAACTTGGTCTGTAGTGACTCTTGTGTGACATTATTCCTCTGGAGGGGAAGACCATGAAGGGTGCATACACTCTTGCCATTCCCTCCCCAGACTGCCCTTGCCATGTCTGCCTCTGACCCCTCCCCAATGCCTGGTGCCCTGGTACCTCCTGCAGAGCCTCTACAGGCCGAGTTGGCCCTTCAGACCTACCTCACTCATAGCCCTGGTCACCTAAGGTTTTTTTTGCAATTTATCTTAAGACTTTATGGCTATCTCTTCTTTTAGTCAATGAGCATTTATTACTGGTGACGattataataattacattataatACATGTTATTACATGTATAGGCCAGATAGATACCTGGAGAAACACAAATTGGCCTGCTTTGAAGTTCTAGTTCTTGCTCTCTGACTAATCCTTGGGAAAGTGACTTAAGTTTTTCAGTTTTGTCAgttggaaaatgagaataatagtgACCTTATGTAGGGTTGTTCTGAATATTAAAACATGATCTTTCAAAATGCTCGGCACAGTTTGGCACATATACTGCGCTTTGTTAAATTGGTGCCACTAAGTATGTTAACTGTTGCGTTAGCAGTTATTGAGTCCAGTCTGTGAATTGGTTGCTTTGGGGTCAGGAAGCCCCCCTTGGTCCTGTCACCTGTGGTTACAGCAGGTGGGTGACTAGTGGCAAGAGCAGGGACTCCGTTCAGGTCTGGTTACCCACCACTACCACTCTGACTCTATCTTTTGACTTTAGTGTTCCAATTTAGAAACGCTTTTGCCGACAGGATCCCATTGGATCATCTGAACAACTGCAACGTGGCCAGAACATATTATCACCCCATATTCTTGGTGAAATtaaaagctgaggctcagaaggaGCATGCTTGGCTTACTCCAGGGCTATGCTGCTGGGAAATGCTGTTCACAGAACCAGGCTTCATAGAATgttctcctccatctcctcttgCTTGGCTACATGTTTAGGGTTGGTCCCTATGCCCACCTCCCTGAAGAGGGCAGAGCTGACcacttctctcctctctgccaccAGCTGCTCATAGGGAACTTTGGCCTCAGCTTTGAGCAAGCCCGGGCCCAGATGGCCCTATGGACAGTGCTAGCAGCCCCCCTCTTCATGTCCACGGACCTGCGTACCATCTCTGCCCAGAACATGGACATTCTGCAGAATCCACTCATGATTAAAATCAACCAGGATCCCTTGGGCATCCAGGGACGCAGGATTCTCAAGGTACTGGAGTCtggggggaggaaaggggaggcCAAGGAACTCGGCTCTCCTAAGAACAAAGCTGCAAACCTGAAGGTGATGGAGGGCTGGGAAGCCCTCTGCTGAAATCTGCTCAGCCCTCCTTGCTGGTTGCATTCAGTCAAAGATTCTACTGGGAGCTGCTCCAGCCGTCCCCCGAGTGGCCTGGGTGAGAGCAAGGCCAGAGCAGGACAGCTCAGGGGACTTGGGGAAGGGACACATCACCACTCAAGTGCACATGGGGACCATGGGGCCCCTTGGTTTGGAAGTACAAGATTTTTGCACACATCTGTGATGGACGGCAGAGAACTAGGGCTTCCCTCCAGAGCCTAGGAGTTAtttgagccaaggaatgcaaTTACCACCAGTACTACACTAGCATCTACTATTTATTGAGACCCTGCTGAGGCACTGGGCATTCTGGGTACCTTTTCTCAGAAGGTAAATACTCTAGACTCTGGGTGGGAGCTCCCCAAGCACCCCTGTGTTATCTCCTTGGGAAATAAACAGGagttttgtttcaaaaaaaaaaaaaaaaaaagataaatactccttccctgttttacaaataaggaaactgcaACTTGAGAAGTCTGAGTAACCTAAGGCCACACATCGGTAAATGGTACAGTAGAACTTCAACAATAGAACCTCAGAGTTTGTGCTGTTTGCACAGATCCTCACCTCTCTAGTTAAAAGGAATCCACACAACTTCTAGAAGGCACATACAGAATTGATGATGAGCAGAGGAAGTAACTAATCTCTGCTGGAGAAGCTTATGATAGAACCAGGCCCAGGGACCTTCTGGAAGATGGGGTTTCCCCCTCTTGGCTGTTCAGGGCagagttcatcttttttttttaagatttatttattcatgagagacacacaaagagagagagagagggagacagagagagaggcagagatacagagggagaagcaggctccatgcaggaagccacccgacatgggactcgatcccaggtctccaggatcacgccctgggctgaaggcagcactaaaccgctgagccacccaggctgcccagagttaatcttttttttttttttttttaatttattcatgagagacacagagaaagagaggcagagacaaaggtagagggagaaacaggctccacacagggagcctgacatgggactcaatccagggtctctgGATTGAGACAGGACCTTATTACAACATTTGTCTCTGTGttctagcacagggcctggcacagaggaagtgTCAAGGAGCATCTGCCAGGCTAGGGAAGAATAAGTTGGAGTGCTGGAGGGCTGGGGTAGCTCCCCGCAAACTTCTACAAGACATGGAACTATGGCTAGGGGGACCCAGAGCTCTGAGGAGGGCTAGGGAGGGGATTTCAGGGCCTGAGCAGGAAAACCACCTTCTGTGCCCAGGAAAAATTCCACATTGAAGTGTTCATGCGGCCCCTGGCCAGTGAGGCCAGCGCCTTAGTCTTCTTCAGCCGCCGGACGGATATACCGTATCACTACCACTCATCCCTCGCCCAGCTGAACTTCAACAGCTCCGACACGTATGAGGTGAGTACCCTGCTACTTGCAGGGCTCCGGGTTTACCTGGGAGGAGGCTGCTGGGGGTGCTCCGCACTCATACGTGGTGGCCTCCCCTAGGCCCTGGACCCGGGGTCCTCTGGCAGGAGCCTGAGGGGCAGCTGCAGGCATGCAGGGCCGTGGCTGGTACCATTCCCTGCACTGGTGTTTTCAAGCTATGCAGACAGAACTATCATATATAATTAAGGCCTGTGATGAGGCTGTGTGTCTGTCCCCTTACTGGTCAGTCCTTTCCTCCAGCCCAGTCCTCAAGTTGTCTGTGGGCTGGGCTTTCACCACTGCCTGCGTTTGGGCATCTGCTGGCTTTGCCAATGGAGAAGTAACAGGAGATTTAGGGCTCCCCCTTGTGTGGGGGGTACCAGGGGTCCACCACAGACAGGCTGAAGTCCAGGCCCTCACACCCTCTGAGGGGGTCTCTGTGAAGATATTCTTAGAGGGGTTTTGGTGATGTGTCTTCCCGCTGCAGGCCCAGAACGTCTACACGGGTGATGTCATCAGTGGTCTCCACTCTACAACCAACTTCACAGTGACCATCAACCCCTCAGGGGTAGTGATGTGGTACCTGTATCCCATCAGGAAGCTGGGGACGCCCCAGCACTAAGGAGCTGAGACACGAGACAGGCTGTGGCGGCATCACTGAGCCCAGACTATGGAGCCTCCACCTGCCAAGGGCCAGCAGGCGGGGTTCTCTGCTACCCAGGCCCACTCGGTGATTTGGCCCCATCAGACCCAAAGTGCAATCCCAGGGCCAGGTCCCATGCCCTGCCCAAGTGTGAACCTTCTTGGAGACTTGACTTGGGGCAATGTCCCGTGGCCTTCCTAGCCTCTACCTTGTCTGCACGGCCCCACAGATGTTACTGAGCAGCTCAGCCAGCCTCCTGAGCCCCCACAAGCAGGGGGACCGATACCCTCTGACTCTGTTTACTCGGAAATCAGGATTTGGAATTTTTCTTACGATTAGGAGTGGAGATCTGACCTCTTGTCAGGAGTTCCTGTGAATTGTGTGATTGGTTTTCCTGCCTGGAGAAGGCCTTGCCGGTTGATGCCACCCAGGTTAACCTTGGTTCCTTCAGGTTACCAATAAAGCTGTTCTTTAATCGAGTGGTTGTGAGATGGACCTGGGGCCGTGTTCACCTTCAGTTAGGGACTCTGGGTGGCAGTACACAGGGTGCTGGTTTTGAATCTCGAAGGAAGGTATGTGGCTTCTTCTGGTTCATTTTCCACCATGACCTGCAGCCTGTACTTCTAGACACACCAGACTTGCCTCTCACCAGGGAGCCATCCTGCTCTGCTCAACGCAGCAGTGGTGACAGCACAGTGAAGCAGAGTGGCGGGTTCCCTGGCCTTCTGTCTTGTgcacccattccccacccccttcaGACTCACTCCTCAGCCCTCCTGCTGCAAGGAGGCCCTGATCTGCTAAGGGTTTTGCATTATTGTCTTCGCACCTTTCAGCTCATGTCCCCCTTCCTGACAGCTTCATTCAGAGGCACTCTGGAGCTGGGTGCCAGTGAAGGGCTCGGCTAGCCCTTCTTTCTCCCTTGGGGCCACTGTAGCTTGTAGTGCCTGGCCCCtcccttagttttttttttttccaaacctgGCTTCAAATTCCCCAACTGTGTCCAAAGACAAGTCGAGGGGTTCTTTGtgtcttaaaatacattttttgctTGTCCTCCTTGGGAAAGTAAAAGGATGGCAAGTTCTTGACTGCCTTCTTTTGGTTCCTATTTCCCAAGCTCTATTCATTCAGCTGAGGCCACAGGATACCTGTCGCCCCCAGTGGCTCTTGTCCCCATTTGGAAAGCTGGAAGTGGTACAGGCTAAGTAGGTTTTCCTTGGGCTTTGAATGTGGAGCATGTGGTACCCCAAGCCTTGCACTATCTTAGCCCTGTGGGAACTCTTCTGGCTAGATCTCCCATGCTTCCTCCCTCAGGGTTTGAGTTCCTTTATAGGAATATGGTGTAAAGAACTTACAAGTGCATGTCTTACAGTGTCATTTAAGGTTATTGGGGCTTTACTGATTGAGTCTGGAGTCAtcaaagagagatttttttttaaatttttatttatttatgatagtcacacacacagagagagagaaagagagagagagaggcagagacataagcagagtgagaagcaggctccatgcactgggaacccgatgtgggattcgatcccgggtctccaggatcgtgccctgggccaaaggcagatgctaaaccactgtgccacccagggatcccaaagagaGATCTTTTAAAACCCCAGGTGATGTCTTAAGGCTGTGGgtcatttgggggatccctgggtggcgcagcggtttagcgcctgcctttggcccagggcgcgatcctggagatccgggatcgaaccccacgtcgagcttccctgcatggagcctgcttctccctctgcctgtgtctctgcctctctctctctctctgtgactatcataaataaagatttaaaaaaaaaaaaaaaaaggctgtgggTCATTTGGAAGGTCAGAAGCCTGCCTCATCCCTTGGAGGCCTCTGCCCTTGGAGGCTTGTCACCCCATGCATAACTCCAGCTTCAGATCTTGATCATGTGCGGTTAAGCCAAATGGAATGGCCTCAAGTGGGTACACTTCTTTGGCCAGTCCCAAGAAAGAAGTCTTTCCCATCACCCTGGCATGTGGCAGGGATAGTGGTTGAGACCATGAACTTGGGAGTCAGGGTTAGGGAGCGGCCTGGACTTGACTAGTCAGTTCATTTGCCTTACAGACTAAGACATGGTTATATGTCTTCAGTTGTGGTATAACTTGTCCTTTTATCCTGGGGATGCCAGATAGATTGATTCTCTCTCTTCAGCCATCATACTCTCAATATCACACCCTGCCTATCTTTCAGGCATTGTTTTATTCCCTTCTACCCAAGGCCACTTAGGAGCTcaattattttttcccagttcAAGGCATCCTTGTTTGGACCCAAGGGtatacctcatttttaaaaatacattttattatagaaattttaaaacacaaaaataaaatggtgtaGTGAACCTCCATGTACCCACTACCCAGTTCCAACAACCATCAACATGTGCCAGTATTTCATAGTTGTCTTCCCACACATGCTTTGTTTGTGAGCTGGAAGtatttgaaagcaaagaaaactgTAAATACCACTATATAGatctaatagattttttaaaatatatgtgaccTTAATGCAATTTTCCTGGccaacaaaataaagtttttataaatCTAATAACCATTCTGTGTTCAATTTCTACCAACTGTctcaaaaatatctttctataGTTTGAATCAAAATGCAAGCAAGGAGTCAACAAAAATGGTCCAGTAATAACCATCAAATGTTTGTTCcctccataaaagcaatgaaaacttGCCACATATTATCAGAATCAACTTTCACAGAGCTTTGGAAATTAATCAGAAGCTTGCAGCAACCCAGACAGAGTGCATTCAGTTAAGAAAGACAGAAGAACCTGGGTAAGAACAAGCTTAAGAATGCTTTAGTTTAGTACTGTATTTTAAATCAGCTACTTTAAATATGTTCATAGAGCTAAAGGAAACCATGcataaagaattaaagaataagAATGATGTCTCAGTAGAGAATATCAGTAAAGAGATTGAAattacagaaaggaaacaaatacaagTTGAAAAGTGCAATAacacataaaaaattaacttgagGGGCTCAACAGTAGACATGCCCAGGCAGAAGAAAATGGCAAGCTCAAGATAGGCCATTGAAATTAACCTGTCTGAGGAAGAGCAGAATGAAAAGTGGAGAGGCTCAGAGACTTGCAGGACACCACATAGCTCGGCAATatacaaagaagagaaagggcagaAAGACTATTTGGAAAAAATCATGGCTACCAGTTTCCCCTATTTGATGGCAAAAATTAGGCTACACATCCAAGAAATTCATGAGCTCCAAACTTGATAAACTCAAAGGGATGCAGCCCCAGCCAGAGCCTAATCAAACTCTtgaaaggcaaagagagaattctgaaaggAGCAAGACAGAAGCAAATCAGCACATACTAAGGAAGGTGCTAGGGgtgaatgaaaacacaatggaCCCCAAACACGAAAAcataacataccaaaatttaGGGAGTGAAAGTAAGGATCAGAGGGAAATCTGTAGCTATAATTTGCCTAtatgaaaaagggaaaagacaaccCACACAATAGGAGAAAGTATCTACAATTTAACATACAAGGGACTTGTGTTAAAACACAAAGaactaggatccctgggtggctcagcggtttagcgctgcctgcagcccggggtgtgatcctggagtcccgggattgagtcccacatcgggcttcctgcatggagcctgcttctccctcctcctgtgtctctgcctctctctctctctcatgaataaataaataatcttaaaaaaaaaaaaaacacaactcttgtggcacctcagttggttaagcacctgcctttggctcagcttgggATGGgttccctgctccctggggagtctgcttctccctctccctctgccgctccccctgctttctccctctctctcaagtaaatttatttatttttttatttttttatttatgatagtcacagagagagagagagaggcagagacacaggcggaggaagaagcaggctccatgtaccgggagcccaacgtgagattcgatcccgggtctccaggatcgcgccctgggccaaaggcaggcgccaaaccgctgcgccacccagggatccctctctcaagtaaattttaaagaactcttacaactaaataataaaaaggcaacccaatttaaaaatgggcaaaggatctgaatagacattttgtcaaggaagacaagaaaatggtgagtgctcaatatcactaaccaTTAGTGAAATGCAGTAAGAACCAcaacaagagggcagccccggtggcacagcggtttggtaccgcctgcagcctggggtgtggtcctggagaccccggatcgagtcccacgtcgggcttcctgtagggagcctgcttctccctctgcctgtgtttctatgaataaataaacaaaatcttaaaaaaaaaaaaaaagaaccacaacaATATACCACTTCATATCTAAAAGGATGGCTAGAATAAAAGTCATAactgttgacaaggatgtggggaaattaGAATCCTGTTATGCTACTGATAGAAATGTAAAACTGGTACAGCTCCTGTGGAAAATGATCTGGCAATTCCTCAAATGATTAGAGTTACTATATGACCTAGAAATTCCACATCTAAGTATacatccaaaataaatgaaaacatacatccacacaaaactctgcacacagatgtttattttttttttcacacagatgtttatagaagcCATTATTCATagcagccaaaaggtggaaaacaACTCAAACGTCTACcaactggtgaatgaataaacaaaatatggttaACCATATAGTGTAAAATTATCCAGCCACAAAATGGACTAAAGTACTGACACccgctacaacatggatgaaccttggaagcattatgctaagggaaagaagctggccacaaaggaccacatattatatgattccatccCTTTCAAAGTCCAGGGTAGGGAAATCTATAGAGGCAGAGAGTATATTAGTGGTTGGTTGGGGCCAGGTGGGGAGTATGGAGGGATAAAAGGGATAACAACTAAAAAGTTGTCACGAGGCTTCATtgtgaggtgatgaaaatgttcttgaATTGACAATGGTTGCACATATCTGTAAGTATACTAAAACCCAt
This window contains:
- the NAGA gene encoding alpha-N-acetylgalactosaminidase, with the protein product MLLKTVVLLALVAQVLVLENGLLRKPPMGWLAWERFRCNTDCDEDPKNCISERLFLEMADHLAQDGWRDLGYTYLNIDDCWIGGRDAKGHLIPDPKRFPNGIAFLADYAHSLGLKLGIYEDMGNFTCMGYPGTTLDKVIQDAQTFAEWKVDMLKLDGCFSTPEERAKGYPMMAAALNATGRPIAFSCSWPAYEGGLPPKVNYTLLTEICNVWRNYDDIQDSWGSVLSILDWFVDNQDILQPVAGPGHWNDPDMLLIGNFGLSFEQARAQMALWTVLAAPLFMSTDLRTISAQNMDILQNPLMIKINQDPLGIQGRRILKEKFHIEVFMRPLASEASALVFFSRRTDIPYHYHSSLAQLNFNSSDTYEAQNVYTGDVISGLHSTTNFTVTINPSGVVMWYLYPIRKLGTPQH